In Nitrospirota bacterium, the genomic window GATCATCCCTGTAAGCAAGAGCTCCTGGTGGGCAGGAGTAAAATCGGGAAAGTATCCAAAGCCTGTGAAGTTGTCCGCCCGTTGCACTTGTTGGCGAGTTGAAGATATCCGGTCGTTGATAACGCAACTAAGGCAATCATGACGGGCCCCACGATCCAGCGCAAATCTTTGCCTTGCATCCTCGGAATGGATGCTGTATCATCACTTCATCACACTTACTCGGACAGTGGCTGTTGCACCCCGGTTCAAAAGAATTTTAGGGGCGAAGTAGTGGGTGTAGTTTTGGGTATACGAAGAAAAATCGAACAGGAATTATATAAGTAATTCAAATTGTTATAGGGTCAGTTCGATTGCCTTCTCGCCACC contains:
- a CDS encoding AlpA family phage regulatory protein, which codes for MIPVSKSSWWAGVKSGKYPKPVKLSARCTCWRVEDIRSLITQLRQS